AGTGGGAGGAGGAACTGCTGAAGATGAAGGCGGGCGGCGTGACCGCCGTGGCCTCCTACATCATCTGGATCCACCACGAGGAGATCGCGGGCCGCGTCCGCTTCGACGGCAACCGCGACCTGCGCCGCTTCGCCGAACTGTGCGCCCGCCACGGCCTGGACTTCATCCCGCGCATCGGCCCCTGGTCCCACGCGGAGGTCCGGGGCGGCGGCCTGCCCGACTGGCTCCTGGCCCGCGACTGCACACCCCGCACCGACGACCCGGCGTATCTGGAGCCGGTGCGCGGCTGGTTCGCGGCCGTCGCCGAGCAGCTGCGCGGCCTCGACCGCGGCCACGGCGACCCGATCATCGCGATCCAGATCGAGAACGAGCTCTACGACCAGCCCGGTCACCTGCGGACGCTGAAGCGCATGGCCCAGGAAGCCGGCCTCGGCGCGCCGATGTGGACGTCGACCGCGTGGGGCGGCGTCCAGCTGCCGGGCGACGAACTGCTCCCCCTGTACGGCGGCTACCCCGAGGCCTTCTGGACCGAGGCGGACGGCGGCTGGCCCGACACCTGCCGCAAGCACTTCTTCTTCACCCACCAACGCGACGACGAGGGCATCGGCGCCGATCTGCGGCCGACCACCGTCCGGGGCGGCGACCCGGACGCCTTCGCGGACCGATTCCCCTGGGCCACCTGCGAGTTGGGCGGCGGCATGGCGGTGGCCTACCACCGGCGGCCGCGTCTGGACGCCGCCGACATCGGCGCGCTCGGGCTCACCAAGATCGGCTGCGGCTCGGTGTGGCAGGGCTACTACATGTTCCACGGCGGCACGAATCCGGCCGGGGAGCTGTCCGCACTCCAGGAGTCCCACGCCACCGGCTACCCCAACGACCTGCCCGTCCTGACGTACGACTTCCAGACGCCCCTTGGCGAGTACGGCCAGTACCGCCCCTCGTACGACGAACTGCGCCTCCAGCACCTGCTGTTGGCGGACTTCGGCCACCTCATCGCCCCCATGGGGTCCGTGCTGCCGGAACAGCGGCCCGACGGCCAGCACGACCGGGACACCCTGCGCTGGGCGGTCCGCGCGGACGGCACCTCGGGCTTCCTGTTCGTCAACAACCACCAGCCGCACGAACCCCTGCCCGACCGTCCGGACACCTCCTTCACGGTCGAATTCCCGGGCGGCGCAGGGACGTTGACGCTGCCCAGCTCGCCGGTGACCGTGCCCGCGGGTGCCTATTTCTGCTGGCCGCTGCGGCTCGACGTCGCGGGTGTGCGGCTGGAGTGGGCGACCGCGCAGCCGGTGTGCACGCTCGGCCCGGACGGCCGTCCGGTCCTGGTGCTGGCCGCCACCGACGGCATCGCGCCCGAACTCGCCCTGGACGCGGGCACGGTGAAGTCGGTGAGCGCGCCGTCCGGGGACGTCGCCGAGGCCGACGGCCGGATCCTGGTGACCGGGCTGCGGCCCGGCACCGACGCGCTGGTCGAGGTGGAGGCGGTGGACGGCCGGCGGGTCGGTCTGCTGGTGCTGGACGCGGCGACGGCTCGTACCGTCTACCGGGGCGAGGCAGGGGGCGCCGAGCGGCTGGTGCTGTGCGCGGACGGAGTCGTCTTCGACCGCGGCGAGGTACGGGTGCACAGCACTGCCGTACGGCCGTCGTTCGCCGTGCTGCCCGCGCCGGAGCATGCGCTGGTGGTCGACGGTCGGACGGTGACCGGTGAGGCGGACGGGGTGTTCGCCCGCTACACCGTCGGGGGCGGCGGCGCGGAGGGCGAGGCTTCCGCGGTGCCGGTCACCCTCGTCCGGCCTGCCGG
Above is a window of Streptomyces sp. DT2A-34 DNA encoding:
- a CDS encoding beta-galactosidase — encoded protein: MTRPHRLRIPAPAAPPLTGHLPFADAPGVTDPIEVTSRWLTRGGRPWFPVSGEFHYSRYPAGEWEEELLKMKAGGVTAVASYIIWIHHEEIAGRVRFDGNRDLRRFAELCARHGLDFIPRIGPWSHAEVRGGGLPDWLLARDCTPRTDDPAYLEPVRGWFAAVAEQLRGLDRGHGDPIIAIQIENELYDQPGHLRTLKRMAQEAGLGAPMWTSTAWGGVQLPGDELLPLYGGYPEAFWTEADGGWPDTCRKHFFFTHQRDDEGIGADLRPTTVRGGDPDAFADRFPWATCELGGGMAVAYHRRPRLDAADIGALGLTKIGCGSVWQGYYMFHGGTNPAGELSALQESHATGYPNDLPVLTYDFQTPLGEYGQYRPSYDELRLQHLLLADFGHLIAPMGSVLPEQRPDGQHDRDTLRWAVRADGTSGFLFVNNHQPHEPLPDRPDTSFTVEFPGGAGTLTLPSSPVTVPAGAYFCWPLRLDVAGVRLEWATAQPVCTLGPDGRPVLVLAATDGIAPELALDAGTVKSVSAPSGDVAEADGRILVTGLRPGTDALVEVEAVDGRRVGLLVLDAATARTVYRGEAGGAERLVLCADGVVFDRGEVRVHSTAVRPSFAVLPAPEHALVVDGRTVTGEADGVFARYTVGGGGAEGEASAVPVTLVRPAGPAPEPSTGVLGRASAPADKYFDSVAAEYRIDVPEDLPDGTVLRLHWSGDVGRAYVGDTLVADQFFSGRFWDIGRLPAGAVLRVRVLPLHADAMVHVPQNAREAAGTAAVTRAEWISSRTWAVRPTG